The sequence CGCCGGTGCCAGGCACGGTGTGGGTGCGGGTCTGGTGCAGGTCGCAGGCGGTGCAGTGGGCGATCTCGTCGAGCAAGCGGCGCCACAGTTCGTCCTCGTCCGCCGGGGCGGCGTTCGAATCGGCCTCACCGACGGGCTGGCGCAACACCCATGCCTGGATGCCCATCGCCTGCAGGTATCTGAGCCGCACCGGGTCCACCGCCGTCTCAGACGTCCGCCGCCTGCGGATGTTTGCGGGCCTCGGGGCTCAGCAGACGGTTGACCGCATGGACGTAGGCCTTGGCCGAGGCGATGACGATGTCGGTGTCGGCCCCCTGGCCGTTGACGATGCGGCCGGCCTTCTCCAGGCGCACGGTCACCTCACCCTGGGCGTCGGTGCCGGTGGTGATAGCGTTGACGGAATACAGCAGCAGGGTCGCGCCGGTGTTCAGAATCGACTCGATCGCCTTGAAGGTGGCGTCCACCACCCCGCTGCCCTCGGCCTCGCCGGTCTTTTCCTCACTGTCGACCTTGAGGACCACCTTCGCCTTGGGGGTTTCCCCGGTGTCGGCGCAGACGTGCAGGGCGATCAGCTTCACCCGTTCCGCCTCGGCCTCGAGGATCTGTTCGGAGATCAGCGCCTGCAGGTCTTCGTCGAAGATCTCGTGTTTCTTGTCCGCCAGCTCTTTGAAACGGGCGAAGGCTTCGTTGAGGGCTTCCTCGGTGTCGAATTCGATGCCCAGTTCCTTCATGCGGGTGCGGAAGGCGTTGCGCCCCGAATGCTTGCCCAACACCATGCGGTTGGCCTTCCAGCCCACGTCCTCGGCGCGCATGATCTCGTAGGTTTCGCGGTGCTTGAGAACGCCGTCCTGATGGATGCCGGACTCGTGGGCGAAGGCATTGGCGCCGACGATGGCCTTGTTGGGCTGCACCGGGAAGCCGGTGATCGAGGCCACCAGCTTGGAACAGGGCACGATTTCGCGGGTGTTGATGCGGGTGTCGCAGGGAAACACGTCCTGGCGGGTACGCACCGCCATCACCACCTCTTCCAGCGCTGCGTTGCCAGCCCGTTCCCCCAGGCCGTTGATGGTGCATTCCACCTGGCGGGCACCATTCAACACCGCCGCCAGGGAATTGGCCACCGCCAGCCCGAGGTC comes from Methylomarinovum caldicuralii and encodes:
- a CDS encoding 2-isopropylmalate synthase; this translates as MSKDPLIIFDTTLRDGEQSPGASMNRDEKVRIAKALERLRVDVIEAGFPAASPGDFEAVQAVASAVDDCRVCGLARALAQDIDRAGEALKAARQPRIHTFIATSPIHMERKLRMPPDQVVERAVAAVKHARRYTDDVEFSPEDAGRSEEDFLCRIIEAVIAAGATTINIPDTVGYTLPHEFGALIARLIERIPNADRAVFSVHCHNDLGLAVANSLAAVLNGARQVECTINGLGERAGNAALEEVVMAVRTRQDVFPCDTRINTREIVPCSKLVASITGFPVQPNKAIVGANAFAHESGIHQDGVLKHRETYEIMRAEDVGWKANRMVLGKHSGRNAFRTRMKELGIEFDTEEALNEAFARFKELADKKHEIFDEDLQALISEQILEAEAERVKLIALHVCADTGETPKAKVVLKVDSEEKTGEAEGSGVVDATFKAIESILNTGATLLLYSVNAITTGTDAQGEVTVRLEKAGRIVNGQGADTDIVIASAKAYVHAVNRLLSPEARKHPQAADV